From a single Raphanus sativus cultivar WK10039 chromosome 3, ASM80110v3, whole genome shotgun sequence genomic region:
- the LOC108847762 gene encoding nematode resistance protein-like HSPRO2, whose amino-acid sequence MVDMDWKRKMVSSELGSKLHVTIPSPFKVPVSSPISCSDPSACSAYELYLRLPELRKIWSSRDFPKWNDEPILKPALQALEITFRLISAVCSDTRPYNNHREWNRRLDSLVTDQIQLIAAICEEEEVGEDDRTPPLGDGRSSLSLLPHLATWRKSEALGRKILSTIDNEMRRCKYTLGLGEQNIAGKPNLRYDAVCRPKEIYSLKDNPYADHIDNEENQTLYVIHQILESWIHASGNLLTRVDARIEEGRFGEASGDVFLVERIWKLMAEIEDLHVLMDPEDFLKLKKQLQIRSNGRNDAFCFRSRGLVETTRMTKDLREKVPAVVGVEVDPTGGPRLQEAVMRLYATKGECDKIHLLQGMQAVEAAAKRFFFAYKQLVAVVMGSAETSQESCDSLSQIFMEPTYFPSLDAAKTFLGEFWSHLG is encoded by the coding sequence atggTTGATATGGATTGGAAGAGGAAAATGGTATCATCGGAGCTTGGATCCAAGCTCCACGTCACTATTCCGTCACCGTTCAAGGTCCCTGTTTCGTCACCCATCTCATGCTCCGATCCATCAGCTTGCTCCGCCTACGAGCTTTACCTCCGTCTCCCCGAGCTCAGAAAGATCTGGTCATCACGTGATTTCCCTAAGTGGAACGACGAACCGATTCTCAAACCGGCTCTCCAAGCCTTGGAGATCACTTTCAGATTGATCTCAGCCGTTTGCTCCGATACAAGACCGTACAACAACCACCGCGAGTGGAACCGACGGTTGGATTCTCTCGTCACGGATCAGATCCAGCTCATAGCAGCCATCTGCGAAGAAGAGGAGGTTGGAGAAGACGATCGAACACCTCCACTCGGAGATGGAAGGAGCTCTCTCAGTTTGCTTCCTCACCTAGCCACGTGGCGCAAATCGGAAGCGTTAGGGAGGAAGATTTTATCCACGATCGATAACGAGATGCGTCGGTGCAAGTACACGCTCGGACTCGGGGAACAGAACATCGCCGGGAAACCGAATCTCCGTTACGACGCCGTTTGCAGACCTAAAGAGATCTACAGCCTCAAGGATAATCCGTACGCGGATCATATAGATAACGAGGAGAATCAGACTCTCTACGTCATCCACCAGATCCTCGAGTCGTGGATCCACGCTTCCGGAAACCTCTTGACACGCGTCGACGCGAGGATCGAGGAAGGGAGATTCGGAGAGGCGTCGGGGGACGTGTTCTTGGTGGAGAGGATCTGGAAGCTGATGGCGGAGATCGAAGATCTGCACGTCCTGATGGATCCCGAGGATTTTCTGAAGCTGAAGAAGCAGTTACAGATCAGATCCAACGGTCGAAACGATGCGTTTTGTTTTAGGTCGAGAGGATTAGTGGAGACGACGAGGATGACGAAGGATCTGAGGGAGAAGGTTCCCGCGGTGGTTGGTGTTGAGGTGGATCCCACGGGAGGTCCGAGGTTGCAGGAGGCGGTGATGAGGCTGTACGCGACGAAGGGAGAGTGCGATAAGATTCATCTGCTTCAAGGGATGCAGGCGGTTGAGGCGGCGGCGAAGAGGTTCTTCTTTGCGTATAAGCAGTTGGTTGCGGTGGTGATGGGGAGCGCGGAGACGAGTCAAGAGTCGTGTGACTCGCTGAGTCAGATATTCATGGAGCCGACGTATTTCCCGAGTCTTGACGCGGCGAAGACGTTTCTGGGAGAGTTTTGGAGTCACTTGGGATGA
- the LOC108844362 gene encoding eukaryotic translation initiation factor 3 subunit F produces MAATNDLTVLQFVTPSSTASTTTTPVLTARIHPLVIFNVCDCFVRRPDSAERVIGTLLGSILPDGTVDIRNSYAVPHNESSDQVAVDIDYHHNMLASHLKVNPKEVIVGWYSTGAGVNGGSALIHDFFAREVTNPIHLTVDTGFTNGEGTIKAYVSSNLSLGDRQLAAQFQEIPVDLRMVDAERVGYDVLKATAVDKLPNDMEGMELTMERLLTLINDVYKYVDSVVEGQTSPDNNIGRFIAEAVSSLPKLPPQVFDNVVNDSLQDQLLLLYLSSIIRTQLSLAEKLNTAAQML; encoded by the exons ATGGCGGCAACAAACGATCTCACCGTCTTGCAATTCGTGACTCCATCATCGACGGCTTCCACAACCACAACCCCGGTTCTCACAGCGCGGATCCACCCTCTCGTCATCTTCAACGTCTGCGACTGCTTCGTGAGACGTCCCGACTCAGCCGAACGAGTCATCGGCACTCTCCTCGGATCCATCCTACCTGACGGCACCGTCGATATCCGCAACTCGTACGCCGTCCCTCACAATGAATCCTCCGATCAG GTTGCTGTGGATATTGATTACCACCACAACATGTTAGCTTCACACCTTAAGGTGAATCCAAAGGAAGTAATTGTTGGCTG GTATTCTACGGGTGCTGGGGTCAATGGCGGTAGTGCACTGATTCATGACTTCTTTGCTAGGGAAGTCACCAACCCTATTCACCTTACAGTGGACACTGGATTCACTAACGGTGAAGGTACCATAAAAGCTTACGTCTCTTCTAACCTTTCACTTGGTGACCGACAACTCGCTGCACAGTTTCAAGAGATTCCTGTTGATCTCCGTATGGTTGATGCCGAGAGAGTCGGAT ACGATGTCCTCAAGGCAACAGCTGTTGACAAACTTCCAAATGACATGGAAGGAATGGAGCTGACAATGGAGAGGCTCTTGACTCTAATTAACGATGTCTACAAATATGTTGACAGTGTCGTG GAGGGTCAAACATCTCCAGACAACAACATAGGACGGTTTATTGCAGAGGCAGTCTCATCCCTTCCCAAGTTACCCCCACAAGTCTTCGATAATGTCGTGAATGATAGTCtccag GATCAATTGCTTCTGTTGTACTTATCAAGCATAATAAGGACACAGTTGAGTCTAGCGGAGAAGCTCAACACAGCTGCTCAGATGCTGTAA
- the LOC130509055 gene encoding coronatine-insensitive protein 1, with product MTMEDPDIKKCRLSAVTVDDVIEQVMPYITDPKDRDSASLVCRRWFGIDSETREHVTMALCYTSTPDRLSRRFPNLRSIKLKGKPRAAMFNLIPENWGGFVTPWVNEIASSLRRLKSVHFRRMIVSDLDLDVLAKSRLDELEALKLDKCSGFSTDGLFSIVKHCRKIKTLLMEESSFVEKDGKWLHELALHNTSLEILNFYMTEFAKINGKDLESIARNCRSLISVKVGDFEMLELVGFFKAATNLEEFCGGSLNEEIGRPEKYMNLTFPPKLCCLGLSYMGPNEMPILFPFAAQIRKLDLIYALLATEDHCTLIQKCPNLEVLETRNVIGDRGLEVLGQCCKKLKRLRIERGEDEQGMEDEEGLVSQRGLVALAQGCQELEYMAVYVSDITNESLESIGTYLKNLCDFRLVLLDQEERITDLPLDNGVRSLLIGCKKLRRFAFYLRQGGLTDVGLSYIGQYSPNVRWMLLGYVGESDEGLMEFSRGCPKLQKLEMRGCCFSERAIAAAVLKLPSLRYLWVQGYRASTTGQDLRLMSRPYWNIELIPARKVPEVNQLGEVREMEHPAHILAYHSLAGERTDCPPTVKVLREA from the exons ATGACGATGGAGGATCCGGATATCAAGAAGTGCAGATTGAGCGCCGTAACCGTCGATGACGTCATCGAGCAAGTCATGCCTTACATAACCGATCCCAAAGACCGAGACTCCGCCTCCCTCGTGTGCCGGAGGTGGTTCGGGATCGACTCCGAGACGAGGGAGCACGTGACCATGGCACTCTGCTACACCTCGACCCCCGATCGTCTCAGCCGGAGGTTTCCGAATCTGAGGTCGATCAAGCTCAAAGGGAAGCCGAGAGCCGCTATGTTCAATCTCATCCCGGAGAACTGGGGAGGGTTCGTTACCCCCTGGGTCAACGAGATTGCTTCGTCGCTGAGGAGGCTTAAATCTGTGCATTTTAGGCGGATGATTGTGAGCGATTTGGATCTTGATGTTTTGGCTAAGTCGAGGTTGGATGAGCTCGAGGCTTTGAAGCTTGATAAGTGCTCGGGTTTCTCTACTGATGGACTTTTCAGCATCGTTAAGCACTGCAG gaaaataaaaacattgttAATGGAAGAAAGTTCTTTCGTTGAAAAGGATGGTAAATGGCTTCATGAGCTTGCTCTGCACAACACATCTCTTGAGATTCTAAATTTCTACATGACTGAGTTTGCAAAAATCAATGGCAAAGACTTGGAAAGCATAGCTAGAAATTGCCGCTCTCTGATTTCTGTGAAGGTTGGTGACTTTGAGATGTTGGAACTAGTCGGGTTCTTTAAAGCTGCTACTAATCTCGAAGAGTTTTGTGGTGGCTCCTTAAATGAAGAAATTGGAAGGCCGGAGAAGTATATGAATCTGACTTTCCCTCCAAAACTATGTTGTCTGGGCCTCTCTTACATGGGACCTAATGAAATGCCAATACTGTTTCCATTCGCTGCCCAAATCCGGAAGCTGGATCTGATCTATGCATTGCTCGCAACTGAGGATCATTGTACTCTAATTCAAAAGTGTCCTAATTTAGAAGTTCTCGAG ACAAGGAATGTAATCGGAGATAGGGGTCTAGAGGTTCTTGGACAGTGCTGTAAGAAGTTGAAGCGGCTAAGGATCGAACGGGGTGAAGATGAACAAGGAATGGAGGATGAAGAAGGATTGGTCTCACAAAGAGGATTAGTAGCTTTGGCTCAGGGCTGCCAGGAGCTAGAATACATGGCGGTGTATGTCTCAGATATAACCAACGAGTCTCTCGAAAGCATAGGCACATATCTGAAAAACCTCTGTGACTTCCGCCTCGTCTTACTCGACCAAGAAGAGAGAATAACAGATCTGCCACTGGACAACGGAGTCCGATCCCTCTTGATCGGATGCAAGAAACTCAGACGGTTTGCATTCTATCTCAGGCAAGGCGGCTTAACCGACGTGGGGTTAAGCTACATCGGACAGTACAGTCCAAACGTGAGGTGGATGCTTCTCGGTTACGTTGGTGAATCAGACGAAGGCCTGATGGAGTTCTCAAGAGGATGCCCTAAACTACAGAAGTTAGAGATGAGAGGCTGTTGCTTCAGTGAGAGAGCAATCGCTGCAGCGGTACTGAAACTGCCATCGCTGAGATACCTGTGGGTACAAGGCTACAGAGCATCGACGACAGGACAAGACCTGAGGCTAATGTCTAGACCTTACTGGAACATAGAGCTGATTCCGGCAAGAAAAGTCCCGGAAGTGAATCAGCTAGGAGAGGTAAGAGAGATGGAGCATCCGGCTCATATACTGGCTTACCACTCTCTGGCTGGTGAGAGAACAGATTGTCCACCAACTGTTAAAGTCCTGAGGGAGGCATGA
- the LOC108847298 gene encoding uncharacterized protein At2g39910 yields MSNTTSTDLHSRLLRVSEPIAETLRRTQYTPQANSKVSPKDILLSLLPNTSPPPRLLDEEQSLATIKSLALACALLSSSRSSAHELLSWIPESLSVAGESAFSEISRDYYSGENKRLVIELLPVVLPELKDGIEGSSSMGKDGDGEDDVSAAAMARKPVGYAILASHQLMWFVTQVDKPNLAKVCNLVVPCVLTALDHWSPDVKRQGMISFVHIAKTMSSGDLGSYGDVVLDACCQNIASDDEIWVHVVELSVLLVTKLHPNNPRSSWHERIMNEMLGHLERQPRNKERRIAWLTFVEPLLNSLGLFLLAHLRRFFPLFFQWMHSDDAETVLLVLERVETVVRLTWIRNSPVFTRLVDELVSLYKESSMRKERDEIRRLILRILKLLRECKRLQFESAWSQYQEDPNLSMVGEYICGLALSDSREPIIVSEV; encoded by the exons ATGTCAAACACAACCTCTACTGACCTCCATAGCCGTCTTCTCCG AGTATCAGAACCAATAGCAGAGACTCTCAGACGAACTCAGTACACACCGCAAGCGAACAGCAAAGTATCACCCAAAGACATACTCTTGTCTCTGTTACCAAACacttctcctcctcctcgaCTACTGGATGAAGAACAGAGTCTCGCTACGATCAAAAGCCTCGCACTTGCTTGCGCcctcctctcttcttctcgATCCTCTGCTCACGAACTCCTCTCGTGGATCCCCGAAAGCCTCTCCGTCGCAGGGGAGTCAGCTTTTTCAGAGATCTCGCGTGATTATTATTCCGGTGAGAACAAGAGGTTGGTGATTGAGTTGTTGCCGGTTGTTTTGCCGGAGCTGAAAGATGGAATCGAAGGGAGCAGCTCAATGGGTAAGGACGGTGATGGAGAGGATGATGTTTCAGCTGCTGCTATGGCGAGAAAGCCAGTTGGTTACGCCATCTTGGCTTCTCACCAGCTCATGTGGTTTGTGACTCAG GTCGATAAACCGAATCTGGCGAAAGTTTGCAACTTGGTGGTTCCATGTGTTTTGACAGCACTTGACCATTGGTCTCCTGATGTCAAA AGACAGGGTATGATAAGTTTTGTGCACATTGCTAAAACTATGAGTTCAGGTGACCTCGGTTCGTATGGAGATGTGGTTCTTGATGCGTGTTGCCAGAACATAGCTTCTGATGACGAGATTTGGGTTCATGTAGTGGAGTTATCTGTGCTCCTTGTCACTAAACTGCATCCTAATAATCCTCGTAGCTCATG GCACGAGAGGATCATGAATGAGATGCTTGGTCATCTAGAACGTCAACCAAGAAACAAAGAGAGACGTATAGCTTGGTTAACATTCGTTGAGCCACTCTTAAACTCTTTGGGGCTTTTCTTGCTTGCTCATTTGCGACGGTTCTTCCCTCTTTTCTTCCAGTGGATGCATTCAGATGATGCCGAAACCGTTTTGTTG GTTCTTGAGAGAGTGGAGACGGTTGTGAGGTTGACATGGATTAGAAACTCGCCTGTGTTCACAAG ATTGGTGGATGAGCTTGTTTCCTTGTACAAAGAGTCATCCATGCGTAAGGAGCGTGACGAGATTAGACGGCTTATCCTCCGTATCTTGAAGCTACTCCGCGA GTGCAAAAGGTTACAGTTTGAGTCAGCGTGGAGCCAGTATCAGGAGGATCCAAACCTGAGCATGGTTGGTGAATACATATGTGGACTAGCTCTTTCTGACTCGAGAGAGCCTATCATTGTCTCAGAGGTTTAG
- the LOC130509057 gene encoding LIM domain-containing protein WLIM2a: protein MSFTGTQQKCRACEKTVYPMELLSADGVTFHKSCFKCSHCKTTLQLSNYSSMEGVLYCKPHFEQLFKETGSFNKNFQSPAKPLTDKPTPELTRTPSRVAGMFSGTQDKCATCSKTVYPIEKVTVESQCYHKSCFKCSHGGCALSPSNYAALEGILYCKHHFAQLFKEKGSYNHLIKSASIKRSAAAAAATAEAAAVEAVPES, encoded by the exons ATGTCGTTTACGGGAACTCAACAGAAATGCAGAGCGTGTGAGAAGACGGTGTACCCAATGGAGCTTCTCTCAGCTGATGGAGTGACATTTCACAAGTCTTGCTTCAAGTGCTCTCACTGCAAAACCACTCTTCAA CTGAGCAATTACTCATCAATGGAAGGTGTGTTGTACTGTAAGCCTCATTTTGAGCAGCTGTTCAAGGAGACTGGTAGCTTCAACAAGAACTTTCAGTCAC CTGCAAAGCCACTAACTGACAAGCCAACTCCTGAGCTG ACAAGGACACCTAGCCGAGTTGCTGGAATGTTCTCTGGAACTCAAGACAAATGTGCTACTTGCAGTAAAACCGTGTATCCTATCGAAAAG GTGACAGTGGAGAGTCAGTGTTACCATAAATCTTGCTTCAAATGTTCACATGGAGGCTGTGCGCTTTCTCCATCCAACTACGCAGCTCTCGAGGGGATACTGTACTGCAAACACCATTTCGCCCAGCTTTTCAAGGAGAAAGGAAGTTACAATCACCTCATCAAATCTGCTTCCATCAAACGCTCTGCTGCTGCTGCCGCCGCTACTGCTGAAGCTGCTGCTGTAGAAGCTGTACCtgaatcttaa